The following coding sequences are from one Neurospora crassa OR74A linkage group I, whole genome shotgun sequence window:
- a CDS encoding MFS transporter — translation MVTKNKDGPKLPKQQLAILAIARFAEPLAATSIYPYLPEMIKNFGVPKNEVAKWAGFTGSIFSVAQSMAAVPWGRASDRFGRKPIILLGITSTMICFILWGLSTSLTMAITVRFIMGAGNGNVGILRTMVAEMVPEKELQPKAFSLMPLVWSIGSVFGPAFGGFFAQPAKQYPSLFGNIDFFKKYPFALPNIVAGIIFFISLMTGLLFLRETLESRRGHQDWGLALGEKLTRPFKRRGPHYHHHHDRNNRRHSFVDDGASAPLLAPSSLPTSIASVETDPPTLREIFTPQTIINLTSYTFLALHSVTFDQVLPVFLNYPRVSPHDRTPSNTHLPFKFSGGFGLSSDKIGTIYTVYGIACGVVQFFLFPWFCARFGVLRCFRAATLLFPIVYLLTPYTALIEDTHTRYAVFLTLILVKGVAVIIGFPCTTILLTNSASSLRILGTLNGFATTFSGLGRAIGPAMAGAIFTWGVTGRDYIIAPWWFLSLVAAIGAIPSWWIVEGEGPTRSLQTDSEESGEEEGEEEEDEEEGVEVLDEGSTLVSNSQGSRASSTMDGGYGTIKKDAQEAR, via the exons ATGGTAACGAAAAACAAAGATGGCCCCAAACTGCCAAAGCAACAGCTGGCCATTCTGG CCATTGCCAGATTTGCTGAACCCTTAGCCGCAACATCCATCTACCCTTACCTCCCCGAGATGATCAAGAATTTCGGGGTTCCGAAGAACGAGGTGGCGAAATGGGCCGGCTTCACAGGATCCATCTTCTCAGTTGCGCAAAGCATGGCCGCCGTGCCTTGGGGGAGAGCATCCGACCGGTTCGGCCGCAAGCCTATCATTCTCCTCGGTATCACAAGCACCATGATCTGCTTCATCTTATGGGGTCTCTCGACTAGTCTTACCATGGCCATCACCGTGCGGTTCATCATGGGAGctggaaatggaaatg TCGGCATCCTCCGAACGATGGTAGCAGAAATGGTTCCTGAAAAAGAACTTCAACCCAAAGCCTTCTCGCTCATGCCTCTCGTCTGGTCCATCGGCAGCGTGTTTGGGCCCGCCTTTGGCGGTTTCTTCGCCCAGCCCGCCAAGCAATACCCTTCTCTCTTCGGCAACATCGATTTCTTCAAAAAGTACCCATTTGCGCTCCCCAACATTGTCGCcggcatcatcttcttcatttCCCTCATGACCGgtctcctctttctccgtGAAACGCTTGAAAGCCGACGCGGCCATCAGGATTGGGGTCTCGCTTTGGGGGAGAAACTCACTCGCCCCTTTAAACGCCGTGGCCCTcactatcaccaccaccacgaccgaAACAATAGACGACACTCTTTTGTCGACGATGGCGCCTCCGCCCCCTTACTCGCCccatcctccctccccaccTCCATAGCCTCGGTGGAAACCGACCCTCCCACCCTCCGCGAAATTTTCACCCCGcaaaccatcatcaacctaaCCTCCTACACCTTTCTCGCCCTTCATTCGGTAACCTTCGACCAAGTCCTCCCCGTCTTCCTCAACTACCCGCGCGTATCCCCGCACGACCGGACCCCGTCCAACACGCACCTCCCCTTCAAATTCTCCGGCGGCTTCGGTTTGAGTTCGGACAAAATCGGCACCATCTACACCGTGTACGGCATCGCGTGCGGCGTCGTCCAGTTCTTCCTGTTCCCCTGGTTCTGCGCCCGGTTCGGGGTCTTGAGGTGTTTCCGCGCCGCCACCCTCCTGTTCCCCATCGTCTACCTGTTGACGCCGTACACGGCGCTGATCGAAGACACGCACACGCGCTACGCCGTCTTCCTCACCCTCATCTTGGTCAAGGGCGTCGCTGTCATTATTGGCTTTCCCTGCACCACCATCCTACTCACCAACTCGGCCTCCTCGCTGCGCATTTTGGGAACGCTGAACGGATTCGCGACGACTTTTTCGGGGTTGGGAAGGGCGATTGGTCCCGCCATGGCCGGAGCGATCTTTACGTGGGGAGTGACGGGGAGGGATTACATCATTGCTCCTTGGTGGTTCTTGAGTCTTGTGGCGGCCATCGGGGCGATACCGAGTTGGTGGAttgtggagggggaggggccAACGAGGAGTTTGCAGACGGATTCTGAGGAAAGtggcgaagaggagggagaggaggaggaggacgaggaagagggagtaGAGGTGTTGGATGAGGGGAGTACGTTGGTTTCGAACTCTCAGGGTTCGAGGGCCAGCTCGACTATGGATGGAGGGTACGGGACGATAAAGAAAGATGCGCAGGAGGCGAGATGA
- a CDS encoding glutamate carboxypeptidase: MGTPSEHTPLIATVEVGAAPRRRYSHHVARRFFTLLLSSILFWFFLFFIASFTFLPRPSSWPGCGHGRSKVDYKHLRQLLLDTPSSKKAEEWQRYYTAGPHLAGKNYSQALWTKEKWEEFGVQSHIVDYEVYINYPVDHRLALLNKEDKKNDSSSDNWQVSFEATLEEDILDEDPSTSLPDRVPVFHGYSASGNVTAPVVYVNYGTYQDFEDLLKANVSLAGKIAIARYGLIFRGLKVKRAQELGMIGVIIFTDPGEDGEMTEENGYAPYPEGPARQPSSVQRGKTTPGYPSKPGVPRGPVDGAIPSIPSIPLSYAEALPILKALNGHGPKASDFNKWWTARTGLGHKGVHYNIGPTPDDVVVNLYNEQEYVTTPLWNVIGIINGTIPDEVIVIGNHRDAWIAGGAGDPNSGSAVLNEVIRSFGEALRLGWKPMRTIVFASWDGEEYGLVGSTEWVEEYLPWLSAANVAYLNIDVGVRGKVFSASAAPLLNSIIYSATGAVESPDHPGHSILEKNWDKKIDTMGSGSDFTAFQDFAGIPSLDVGFVAGEDDPVYHYHSNYDSFYWMKKYGDPGFVYHRTMAQIFGLLIAELAHLPVLAFSAESYATALDGYVTQVEDKLNAVLHPPKEEEVDISTLTEQVISELRGNHYNSSSSSSTAITSSTSKATVKAFRDSFKRLHDAVDKLTEKAARLDAEAEDLRSQAREHIPWYHWHQKIKLGYQIRKVNTKYKYIERSFLFSQGLDGRPWFKHVVFAPGLWTGYSGAVFPGLVESIDARDWSNAERWVDIIEACIKNAARKL, translated from the exons ATGGGTACCCCCTCGGAGCATACCCCCCTAATCGCCACGGTGGAAGTTGGGGCTGCTCCTCGGCGTCGGTATTCCCACCATGTCGCCCGCCGATTCTTCACCCTTTTACTTTCTTCCATCCTCTTTtggttcttcttgttcttcatcGCCTCCTTCACTTTTCTTCCCCGTCCTTCGTCGTGGCCTGGCTGTGGTCATGGTCGAAGCAAGGTAGACTATAAGCACTTGCGACAGCTACTTCTTGACACTCCTAGTAGCAAAAAGGCCGAGGAGTGGCAGAGATACTACACTGCCGGGCCCCATCTTGCCGGCAAAAACTACTCCCAG GCACTCTGGACAAAGGAAAAGTGGGAAGAGTTTGGTGTCCAGTCACACATCGTCGACTATGAGGTCTACATCAACTACCCAGTCGACCATCGCTTGGCACTCCTGAATaaggaggacaagaagaacgaCAGCAGCTCGGACAACTGGCAGGTTTCTTTTGAAGCCACTCTCGAAGAGGACATCCTCGACGAGGATCCGAGTACAAGTTTGCCCGACAGAGTCCCCGTCTTCCATGGTTATTCTGCCTCCGGCAACGTCACCGCACCCGTGGTCTACGTCAACTACGGCACGTACCAGGATTTTGAGGACCTGCTCAAGGCCAACGTCAGCCTTGCCGGGAAGATCGCCATTGCTCGTTATGGCCTCATCTTCCGTGGGCTCAAGGTCAAGAGGGCGCAGGAGTTGGGGATGATCGGCGTTATCATCTTCACTGATCCCGGTGAAGATGGTGAAATGACTGAAGAGAACGGCTACGCTCCTTACCCCGAAGGACCGGCTCGTCAACCTAGCAGTGTCCAGCGGGGGAA GACAACGCCGGGCTATCCTTCCAAACCCGGGGTCCCTCGGGGGCCGGTTGACGGAGCTATTCCCAGCATACCCTCGATCCCTCTCTCCTACGCCGAAGCTCTTCCTATCCTCAAGGCCCTCAATGGTCATGGTCCCAAGGCTTCGGATTTCAACAAGTGGTGGACTGCTCGGACTGGTCTAGGCCACAAGGGCGTTCACTATAATATTGGACCGACGCCGGATGACGTTGTTGTGAACCTATACAACGAGCAGGAATACGTTACTACTCCTTTGTGGAACGTTATCGGCATCATCAACGGTACCATTCCGGATGAGGTGATTG TTATCGGCAACCACCGCGATGCCTGGATTGCGGGCGGTGCTGGTGATCCGAATAGCGGCTCTGCAGTTCTCAACGAGGTTATCCGTTCCTTTGGAGAAGCTTTGCGTCTTGGCTGGAAGCCCATGCGTACCATCGTCTTTGCTAGCTGGGATGGTGAAGAATACGGTCTTGTCGGATCCACCGAATGGGTTGAGGAGTATCTTCCCTGGTTGAGTGCCGCCAATGTTGCCTATCTAAACATCGACGTCGGCGTCCGGGGTAAGGTCTTTTCAGCCTCTGCCGCTCCTCTCCTCAACAGCATCATCTACTCCGCCACCGGAGCCGTCGAGTCCCCCGATCATCCGGGCCACTCCATCCTCGAAAAGAATTGGGACAAGAAGATCGATACCATGGGAAGCGGCAGCGATTTCACCGCCTTCCAGGACTTTGCCGGCATCCCTTCCCTGGACGTTGGTTTTGTCGCTGGCGAAGACGACCCGGTTTACCACTACCACAGCAACTACGACAGTTTCTACTGGATGAAGAAGTACGGTGACCCAGGGTTCGTCTATCACCGGACCATGGCCCAGATCTTCGGCCTCCTTATCGCCGAGCTCGCCCATCTTCCTGTGCTCGCTTTCAGCGCCGAGAGCTACGCTACGGCGCTAGACGGCTACGTCACCCAGGTAGAAGACAAGCTGAACGCCGTGCTCCACCCacccaaggaggaggaggtcgacATCTCTACCCTCACCGAGCAGGTCATTTCCGAGTTGCGCGGTAACCActacaacagcagcagcagcagcagcactgcCATTACATCCAGCACCTCCAAGGCCACCGTCAAGGCCTTTCGGGACTCTTTCAAGCGTCTCCACGACGCAGTCGACAAGTTAACGGAAAAGGCCGCCCGCCTCGACGCCGAAGCAGAGGACCTCAGGAGCCAGGCACGCGAGCACATCCCGTGGTACCACTGGCACCAGAAGATCAAGTTGGGGTATCAGATCCGCAAGGTTAACACCAAGTACAAGTATATCGAGAGGAGCTTTTTGTTCAGCCAAGGGTTGGATGGGAGACCGTGGTTCAAGCATGTGGTGTTTGCGCCGGGGTTGTGGACTGGGTATTCTGGAG CGGTGTTCCCTGGGCTCGTTGAAAGCATCGATGCCAGGGATTGGAGTAATGCCGAGAGATGGGTAGATATCATTGAGGCTTGCATCAAAAATGCGGCGAGGAAGTTGTGA
- a CDS encoding NADH-cytochrome b5 reductase 2, whose translation MSLFVASTRSAFRAAAPIKRSFQTRRSYATEPSKGGSSSTILLGAAAVGLAGAGAYFFSGAGAAKKAEASVKQVTEKITPGEIKKAFVGGDQGWLSLKLEEVELVNHNTKRLRFRLPEDDMVSGLHVASAILTKFKPIDAEKAVLRPYTPISDESAQGYIDLLVKKYEGGPMSTYLHDMAPGQRLDIKGPLPKYPWEANKHKHIALVAGGTGITPMYQLIRAIFNNPDDKTKVTLVFGNVSEEDVLLKHELATIENHYPQRFRAFYVLDNPPKEWAGNKGYINKDLLKTVLPEPKNEDIKIFVCGPPGMMNSISGNKKSPRDQGELTGILKELGYSPDQVYKF comes from the exons ATGAGTCTGTTCGTTGCTAGCACCAGATCCGCCTTCCGGGCTGCCGCCCCCATCAAGAGG TCTTTCCAGACCCGCCGCTCCTATGCGACCGAGCCTTCCAAgggtggcagcagcagcaccatcctcctcggtgctgccgctgttggtcttgccggcgccggcgcctaCTTTTTCTCCGGCGCTGGtgccgccaagaaggctgaGGCCAGCGTTAAGCAGGTGACCGAGAAGATCACCCCCGGcgagatcaagaaggccTTCGTCGGCGGCGACCAGGGATGGCTCAGCCTCAAGCTCGAGGAGGTTGAGCTGGtcaaccacaacaccaaGCGCCTGCGCTTCAGACTCCCTGAGGACGACATGGTGTCTGGCCTCCATGTTGCCAGCGCCATCCTCACCAAGTTCAAGCCTATCGATGCTGAGAAGGCTGTCCTCAGGCCTTACACTCCCATCAGCGACGAGA GTGCCCAGGGCTACATTGACCTCCTGGTCAAGAAGTACGAGGGTGGTCCCATGAGCACCTACCTCCATGACATGGCTCCCGGCCAGCGCCTCGACATCAAGGGCCCTCTTCCCAAGTACCCCTGGGAGGCtaacaagcacaagcacatCGCCCTCGTTGCTGGCGGCACCGGTATCACTCCCATGTACCAGCTCATCCGCGccatcttcaacaacccCGATGACAAGACCAAGGTTACTCTCGTCTTCGGCAACGTTAGCGAGGAGGACGTTCTCCTCAAGCACGAGCTCGCCACCATCGAGAACCACTACCCCCAGCGCTTCCGCGCTTTCTACGTCCTCGACAACCCTCCCAAGGAGTGGGCCGGTAACAAGGGCTACATCAACAAGGACCTCCTCAAGACCGTCCTTCCTGAGCCCAAGAACGAGGATATCAAGATCTTCGTCTGCGGCCCACCCGGCATGATGAACTCCATCTCCGGCAACAAGAAGAGCCCCAGGGACCAGGGCGAGCTGACCGGTATCCTCAAGGAGCTCGGCTACTCTCCCGATCAGGTATACAAGTTCTAA
- a CDS encoding SH3 domain-containing protein — translation MTAIISPASSPATSPPAIDTSASTSAAHPPLPPLMTSPPARRSALPRPMSHASKNRLSQYSTVSSIPSRSRPPSQLFPIYPSSLPYTLVRDFAYPVGHPMHYGPPPEPSRPPSGMTTPASEQRRLSDPPTSWDRHSWENSWSSDGWGRANDLPAMQFADGPPWSEDEDLQSPVVSSRHKKNKSAGGSGGSGYGAGRSGGGSVMNPSNYDRERGYYVGTSGDGSERYYVNQGGEANGPGGEYVTYPADQARHSAYQVADQQPRQYEDDYPSDLDDSSPGGYHETDESRYSRDYQFTITSPDEEMHGKAVALYDFQREDENELPLVEGQIIWVSYRHGQGWLVAEDPKTQESGLVPEEYVRLLRDIEGGMNSLTGQLSESPVSPVEAGTPTQAEHTAATSGGSFGHTPTQSLSSNSGGGSGVNGNNNNNSSNNNNNNNSSNSNNTHSTPISSSNTNGYGHSHSGSDYKYHQPVVSTFSTSSKDLDPYPQHLLGTQAGQAPPQVVHYHGQRGGSQANTPTNLFHDAGLMRRGSQDTVGRNERRGSEQGTLQTLLGARLEKTAKEAAIENQSISEEAEPEVAMDLKPQKTGEAAAEADR, via the coding sequence ATGACGGCGATCATATCGCCAGCCTCGTCTCCAGCGACCTCTCCGCCCGCCATCGACACCTCGGCCTCGACCTCAGCCGCTCATCCCCCACTTCCTCCGCTCATGACCTCGCCGCCCGCTCGCAGGAGCGCGCTACCGCGGCCAATGTCGCACGCGTCCAAGAACCGCCTGTCGCAGTACTCGACTGTGAGCTCGATTCCCTCACGCTCCCGGCCGCCCTCTCAACTGTTCCCCATCTATCCATCCAGTCTGCCGTACACGCTGGTGCGAGACTTCGCCTACCCCGTGGGTCATCCTATGCACTATGGACCCCCACCGGAACCTTCGCGGCCACCCTCAGGCATGACTACCCCAGCCAGCGAGCAACGGCGCCTATCTGACCCTCCGACATCTTGGGATCGCCACAGCTGGGAGAACTCATGGAGCAGCGACGGCTGGGGACGGGCGAACGATCTCCCCGCGATGCAGTTCGCCGATGGTCCTCCGTGgagcgaggatgaagatcTTCAGAGCCCTGTGGTCAGTTCGCGacacaagaagaacaagtcAGCTGGCGGCAGTGGCGGCAGTGGCTATGGTGCGGGAAGGAGCGGCGGTGGTTCGGTCATGAACCCGAGCAACTACGACCGGGAGAGGGGTTACTACGTTGGCACCAGTGGGGATGGCAGCGAGCGCTACTACGTGAACCAGGGAGGCGAGGCTAACGGGCCGGGCGGCGAGTACGTGACGTATCCGGCCGATCAGGCACGCCACAGCGCATACCAAGTTGCCGACCAACAGCCACGCCAGTACGAAGACGATTACCCATCCGACTTGGACGACTCCAGCCCTGGTGGCTATCACGAGACGGACGAATCGCGTTATTCGCGTGATTACCAGTTTACAATTACCTCTCCCGATGAGGAGATGCACGGTAAGGCCGTGGCGCTGTACGACTTCCAGCGGGAAGACGAGAACGAGTTGCCTTTGGTTGAGGGTCAAATCATCTGGGTGTCGTATCGACACGGACAGGGCTGGTTGGTTGCGGAAGACCCGAAAACGCAAGAGAGCGGACTTGTACCAGAGGAATATGTGCGGCTGCTACGCGATATCGAAGGAGGTATGAACAGCCTCACCGGCCAGCTTAGCGAAAGCCCTGTTAGCCCGGTGGAAGCTGGAACACCGACTCAGGCGGAACACACTGCTGCTACCTCTGGCGGATCTTTTGGCCACACTCCCACACAAAGCCTAAGCTCCAACAGTGGTGGCGGGTCTGGTGTGAAtggcaacaacaataacaacagcagcaacaacaacaataataataacagcagcaacagcaacaatacCCACTCGACACCAATCTCAAGCTCCAATACCAATGGGTATGGACACAGCCACTCTGGGTCCGATTACAAGTACCATCAGCCGGTCGTATCAACCTTCTCAACGTCAAGCAAGGACCTCGATCCCTATCCGCAACACCTTTTGGGAACACAGGCTGGCCAAGCTCCACCGCAGGTCGTCCACTATCATGGACAACGGGGTGGCAGTCAAGCGAACACGCCCACGAACTTATTTCATGATGCCGGTTTGATGCGCCGCGGCAGTCAGGACACTGTCGGCAGAAACGAGAGGAGGGGTAGTGAGCAAGGGACGTTGCAGACCTTGCTTGGCGCGAGGCTGGAAAAGACAGCGAAAGAAGCTGCAATAGAAAACCAGAGTATCAGCGAAGAGGCTGAGCCGGAGGTCGCGATGGATCTCAAGCCACAAAAGACAGGGGAAGCGGCAGCGGAAGCGGACAGGTGA